A part of Nitrososphaerota archaeon genomic DNA contains:
- a CDS encoding acetoacetate--CoA ligase, whose amino-acid sequence MGKLLWQPSKEVIEKANITRYVDFVNERYGLKIGPYAPRSYFKLYEWSVANIPEFWESVWDFVSIKASCGFSQVVDDLNTFPGAKWFVGAKLNFAENLLRYRDDHIAIISVKEDGVTRKVTYNELYDYVARLAASLRKLDVSAGDRVCAYMPNLLETPIALLAATSVGAVWSSCGSELGTQAVIDRLGQLEPKVLFTTDGYIYKGKYFDILEKVKKVAEAIPSLRKVIVVSYAQEKPDISNIPNSVYFDEFLSSKTSLTFEQVPSDHPLYIMFSSGTTGKPKCMVQGCAGVLVNHLKELIIHTDLKREDKILYITSPSWMMWNWLISSLAVGATVVLYDGNPNHPNWDRMWQIIQDWKVTIFGCSATYIEYLKSVDAKPGKLYDLSSLREISQTGSPLSADGFEWVYKAVKEDLHFNSISGGTDINGCFAIGNPTLPVYAGELQAPGLGMKIKAYNMNGEPIWDAQGELVCEAPAPSMPLYFWNDPKNERYLDAYFRFFPNKNVWRHGDFVIFHSDTGGITFLGRSDAVLKPSGVRIGTAEIYNIVEKIPGIADSLAVGQNWKGDQRIILFVKLSPGYTLTEELKNKIRKALRENASPRHVPALILEAPDIPYTFNMKKVEVAVTNIINGKPVVNRDSIINPESLDYFEKILPQLQVDA is encoded by the coding sequence CGAAAGATATGGGCTTAAAATAGGCCCTTATGCGCCGAGATCATACTTTAAATTATATGAATGGTCTGTTGCGAACATACCCGAGTTTTGGGAGTCTGTTTGGGACTTTGTAAGTATTAAAGCCTCCTGCGGCTTCTCTCAAGTCGTTGACGATTTGAACACATTCCCTGGAGCGAAGTGGTTTGTTGGTGCTAAGCTGAACTTCGCTGAAAACCTCTTAAGATATAGGGATGATCACATAGCCATAATTTCGGTAAAGGAGGATGGCGTCACAAGGAAGGTAACTTACAACGAATTGTATGATTACGTAGCACGTCTCGCTGCATCGCTGCGTAAATTGGATGTTTCTGCTGGAGATCGAGTATGCGCTTACATGCCAAACCTATTAGAGACCCCTATAGCACTACTTGCCGCTACAAGTGTAGGTGCGGTCTGGTCATCATGTGGTTCTGAGCTTGGAACACAAGCAGTTATAGATAGGCTAGGTCAACTCGAACCTAAAGTTTTGTTCACGACTGATGGTTATATCTATAAAGGCAAATACTTTGATATTCTAGAGAAGGTTAAAAAAGTCGCTGAAGCAATACCTTCTTTAAGAAAAGTTATCGTAGTATCATATGCACAAGAAAAGCCAGATATCAGTAATATCCCTAATTCGGTTTATTTTGATGAGTTTCTGTCCTCAAAAACAAGCCTTACATTCGAACAAGTTCCTTCCGATCATCCTCTCTATATTATGTTCTCTTCAGGAACGACGGGTAAGCCAAAGTGTATGGTTCAAGGCTGTGCTGGGGTTCTTGTTAATCATCTGAAGGAGCTTATAATCCACACAGATCTAAAACGGGAAGACAAAATACTTTACATAACATCTCCTAGCTGGATGATGTGGAACTGGCTAATAAGCTCTTTAGCTGTAGGGGCTACGGTTGTATTATACGATGGTAACCCCAATCACCCCAATTGGGATAGAATGTGGCAGATAATTCAGGACTGGAAAGTGACGATCTTCGGCTGCAGCGCAACCTACATCGAATATTTAAAGAGTGTTGATGCCAAGCCAGGTAAACTCTATGATCTATCTTCTCTACGTGAAATCTCACAGACAGGCTCACCCCTTTCAGCCGATGGTTTTGAGTGGGTCTATAAGGCGGTCAAAGAGGATTTGCACTTTAACTCAATTTCAGGGGGAACAGACATAAACGGCTGCTTCGCTATAGGCAACCCAACCCTTCCAGTATATGCCGGAGAGCTCCAAGCTCCTGGTTTAGGAATGAAGATAAAGGCCTATAATATGAATGGTGAACCCATTTGGGATGCGCAGGGAGAGTTGGTCTGCGAAGCGCCTGCGCCGTCGATGCCTCTCTACTTTTGGAATGACCCGAAGAATGAAAGGTATTTAGATGCGTATTTCAGATTCTTCCCGAATAAAAATGTATGGAGGCATGGTGATTTCGTAATATTCCATAGTGACACAGGTGGCATAACCTTCTTAGGAAGATCTGACGCTGTGTTGAAACCTTCTGGTGTACGGATAGGCACAGCAGAAATATATAATATAGTCGAAAAGATACCAGGAATCGCAGATAGTCTGGCGGTCGGTCAAAACTGGAAGGGTGATCAACGTATAATCCTCTTCGTTAAACTTTCGCCCGGCTACACTCTAACAGAAGAGTTGAAGAATAAGATAAGGAAAGCTTTGCGTGAAAACGCCTCTCCTAGGCATGTCCCAGCGCTGATCTTAGAGGCTCCGGACATCCCGTACACCTTTAACATGAAGAAAGTTGAGGTGGCTGTAACAAATATAATTAATGGTAAACCAGTAGTAAATAGAGATTCAATCATCAACCCTGAGTCGCTGGATTACTTTGAAAAGATCCTTCCGCAGCTTCAGGTAGATGCATAG